From a region of the Odocoileus virginianus isolate 20LAN1187 ecotype Illinois chromosome 1, Ovbor_1.2, whole genome shotgun sequence genome:
- the TMUB1 gene encoding transmembrane and ubiquitin-like domain-containing protein 1 isoform X1 codes for MLRAAAAAGKEGVPSGVCDLATSRPEVPEGPLWSWRSRALGSTAGKAGAMALIEGVGDEVTILFSVLACLLVLALAWVSTHTAEGADPLPQPSGTPTPTQPSEAMAVTDSIRGEAPGAETPGLRQRGQAAPPEPSVGLTAMPPPPDSPQEPLVLRLKFLNDSEQVARAWPHDTIGSLKRTQFPGREQHVRLIYQGQLLGDDTQTLGSLHLPPNCVLHCHVSTRVGPPHPPCPPGSEPGPSGLEVGSLLLPLLLLLLLLLWYCQIQYRPFFPLTATLGLAGFTLLLSLLAFAMYRP; via the exons ATGCtccgggcggcggcggcagcggggaAGGAGGGGGTGCCTTCAGGTGTCTGCGACCTCGCCACCTCCCGCCCGGAAGTGCCCGAGGGTCCGCTATGGAGCTGGCGGAGTCGGGCG CTCGGTAGCACGGCGGGCAAGGCAGGTGCCATGGCCCTGATTGAAGGGGTAGGTGATGAGGTGACCATCCTGTTCTCGGTGCTTGCCTGCCTTCTGGTGCTGGCTCTCGCCTGGGTCTCAACGCACACTGCCGAGGGCGCCGATCCACTGCCCCAGCCGTCAGGGACCCCAACACCAACGCAGCCCAGCGAAGCCATGGCGGTCACGGACAGCATCAGAGGGGAGGCCCCAGGAGCTGAGACCCCCGGCCTGAGACAGCGAGGTCAGGCGGCACCACCAGAACCCAGCGTGGGGCTCACAGCAATGCCGCCACCTCCGGACTCCCCCCAGGAGCCCCTGGTACTTCGGCTGAAATTCCTCAACGATTCCGAGCAGGTGGCCAGAGCCTGGCCCCACGACACCATCGGCTCCCTGAAAAG GACCCAGTTTCCCGGCCGGGAACAGCACGTGCGACTCATCTACCAAGGGCAGCTTCTAGGAGACGACACCCAGACGCTGGGCAGCCTTCACCTCCCTCCCAACTGTGTCCTCCACTGCCACGTGTCCACAAGGGTGGGTCCCCCCCACCCGCCCTGCCCACCGGGGTCCGAGCCAGGCCCCTCCGGGCTGGAAGTAGGCAGCCTGCTGCTGCCCCTGCTCCTTCTGCTGCTTCTCCTGCTCTGGTACTGCCAGATCCAGTACCGGCCCTTCTTTCCCCTGACCGCCACTCTGGGTCTGGCCGGCTTCACCCTGCTCCTCAGCCTCCTGGCCTTTGCCATGTACCGCCCGTAG
- the TMUB1 gene encoding transmembrane and ubiquitin-like domain-containing protein 1 isoform X2 — protein sequence MALIEGVGDEVTILFSVLACLLVLALAWVSTHTAEGADPLPQPSGTPTPTQPSEAMAVTDSIRGEAPGAETPGLRQRGQAAPPEPSVGLTAMPPPPDSPQEPLVLRLKFLNDSEQVARAWPHDTIGSLKRTQFPGREQHVRLIYQGQLLGDDTQTLGSLHLPPNCVLHCHVSTRVGPPHPPCPPGSEPGPSGLEVGSLLLPLLLLLLLLLWYCQIQYRPFFPLTATLGLAGFTLLLSLLAFAMYRP from the exons ATGGCCCTGATTGAAGGGGTAGGTGATGAGGTGACCATCCTGTTCTCGGTGCTTGCCTGCCTTCTGGTGCTGGCTCTCGCCTGGGTCTCAACGCACACTGCCGAGGGCGCCGATCCACTGCCCCAGCCGTCAGGGACCCCAACACCAACGCAGCCCAGCGAAGCCATGGCGGTCACGGACAGCATCAGAGGGGAGGCCCCAGGAGCTGAGACCCCCGGCCTGAGACAGCGAGGTCAGGCGGCACCACCAGAACCCAGCGTGGGGCTCACAGCAATGCCGCCACCTCCGGACTCCCCCCAGGAGCCCCTGGTACTTCGGCTGAAATTCCTCAACGATTCCGAGCAGGTGGCCAGAGCCTGGCCCCACGACACCATCGGCTCCCTGAAAAG GACCCAGTTTCCCGGCCGGGAACAGCACGTGCGACTCATCTACCAAGGGCAGCTTCTAGGAGACGACACCCAGACGCTGGGCAGCCTTCACCTCCCTCCCAACTGTGTCCTCCACTGCCACGTGTCCACAAGGGTGGGTCCCCCCCACCCGCCCTGCCCACCGGGGTCCGAGCCAGGCCCCTCCGGGCTGGAAGTAGGCAGCCTGCTGCTGCCCCTGCTCCTTCTGCTGCTTCTCCTGCTCTGGTACTGCCAGATCCAGTACCGGCCCTTCTTTCCCCTGACCGCCACTCTGGGTCTGGCCGGCTTCACCCTGCTCCTCAGCCTCCTGGCCTTTGCCATGTACCGCCCGTAG